Genomic segment of Desulfolucanica intricata:
CATACATGCCTTTTGCTTAATAATCCCAACAAGATCACTTAATAATTCCTCCTCCACTTGCAACCCGAAGTCTACGTTCCTCTTTATCGGTCCAATTTGGGCCAATAGTTTTTTTCCCACCGTACGTACACAATCTGCTGCCAGAAGTCCCCAGCTATACTCATCCAGTAAATGTAGCAGGGCAGCAGTTATAGCAACTAATTGCCTATCACGAGCGATATTTTTTAGTTCTCTGATAAAATAATCCTGATTAATGCCTTCATCTATTCCTTGCAGGAAATCATTTTCCTTAATTTTATATCGAGTAAGTCTTTCCAGAACATCACATTGGCGTTCTGCATTTAAACCCGTTTGTTTTTCCAGAGCTTCCTTAGTTGATTCCTTGACTACTAATCCAATCAATTCACCCAATTTGCTGTGTTTACCAGCATATTCAAACCGGTAAGGAGAAAGCGGATTAGCCACAACAATAATGTCATCTGTACCGGAGCCAGTGGCTATGCCCTTGGAATACCTGCTTGGAGCCATCAATTCCTGTAAGGCTGCCGATTTGGCTTCTGTTGCCGTCATTATGGCCCGCACCATGGTAGCCTCCGGTAGGTCCGCGTTGATAATCAGGATGGTATTAATTGTCCCTCCCACTTTTATCCACCTGCTGTTTTCTTCGTAATAACCGGCCGGATCTCCCGCTCTTCCACCGTTAACTTCTACCCCACCGGTTATTAATGCAGTTACTTGAAGATCACGAAAGCTTCGAGTTTTAACAGAAACGTTTTCCATGCGCGCGGCAGTTAAAATCCCTACTGAATGCTCATAAGACAAGCCCAATCTTTCTGTATGAATCTTGAGATAGGCATCTACACTTCCTCCTTCCAGGTTACAGGAATGTCCTATATGAGGAGGTATATAGTGATTATAGACCGCCTGAATATCTTCTCGGTACCCCCCGTTTAGTTTAGAAGTGCTGACTACATTTCTTCGGTCCGGAAAAGAAACCACCAAACTATTATTTCTTAAGTCAACACTTTCTCCTGAACTAAGTTCATGTATTATCATCGAGAACCTCCTAAAATTCCTATTCTTTTTCTCGTACATACTGCAAGAACACTTGCTTCAGCCGGCAATCCGACCGTTATAGGCATAAGTCCGGGCCAGGCAGCCTCCGCCGCAGAGCCAATGGTCAGGGCATTTCCGGCAGCCTGCCAATTAGTTTACCGTACGATGTAAAGTTAATAAAACAAAAACCCCGGCCTGCACACAGATCGGAGTTTTTTAATCATATCCTCTCCCCGTCGCTCGCAAGTGATACACGGTTCTCTCAGAACAGGCTGATCTCCTGGCTATGGTTCATCCGGACCTCACGCCTTCCCGGGTTTAACCCAGTGACATTATGTAAAGACCGTCCCCATTACAGTGGCGGGACTGCACCGGATTTGCACCGGCTTCCCTATTAAGCTCTACCCTGGAGGGTATAGCACCTGTTCTATTTATTTAACTTTTCTACTTTTACAGAGATAAATTATTAATGACCATGAGCAGTAGAATGAACATTTTTAGAATCAGACATATCTACTTTACGATTAGTTAGTTCTACAAAAACATCTTCCAGGTTACCTTCTCTGATCAGTACATTACCCTCAATTCCGGCAGCAAAGTTCATTGCCTCTTCCCGGTTGGGGAAAAATTTATTCCTGGTAGACCCATCTATAGTATATTCAACTACTATTTCCCCGATCCTCTGCAACAGTTCCCTGGGACTTCCCAGAGCAATCAGCTGCCCCTGATTGATTAGTCCCACCCGGTGGCACAAAGCTTCCGCCTCTTCAATGTAATGGGTGGTTAAAAGTATCGTCATTCCATCAGTGTTCATACTTTTCATTAAATCCCAGATACTCCGGCGGGAATGGGGGTCTAAACCTACCGTAGGCTCATCTAAGTATAAAATAGCCGGACGGTGTATAAGAGCGCGGGCAATCATCAACCGACGTTTCATTCCACCTGAAAAAATGGATACAAGATCATCTGTACGGTCTGCCAGTCCGGCAAATTTCAACATTTCCTCTATCCTCTGACGGAGCTCGGCCCGGTTAATCCGGTGCAGGCGGCAGTGCAGTTCCAGGTTTTCTCTAGCGGTGAGTTCGGTATCTAAATTCATGTGCTGGGGCACTACCCCAATTTGCCCTTTGACCTTAACCAGATCCCGGTTCATATCATACCCGTTAATTACAATCTGCCCGCCGGTCGAGCGGGCTAATGTTGTTAACATACGAATGGTAGTAGTTTTACCCGCCCCGTTAGGACCCAGTAAGCCAAATATTTCTCCCCGGACAATATGCAGATTTAAATCGTTAACAGCGCTAACAGAACCAAACTTTTTGTATACATGTTCAAGTTTAATCATTATTTTTGCCTCCCTGATCACGTTTTGATGTTACTCCACTCTTCTTGCTACAAAAACACCTGCACTAAACAGCACTATAGCATATCCCAATAATACAACCAGGGAGACTAGGGGAAAATCATATCCCAGGGCGATAGCCCTCAGTGACTGGCTGGCATGAGTTAAAGGCAAAACCTGGATAAACCGGCTGATCCAGTCCGGCAATTTATCTACGGAAAAGAAAGTACCACATAAAAAACTCATTGGTAATATGACAAATGTTCCGAACTGTGACATATCCTCGTGGGAGTTTATGACCAATGCCGCTACTAAACCTAAAGATGCAAACAAAAAGCCAGTCAAAAACAGTGCCATAAAAAACCATAAGTTCAGCTGCAAATGGGCACCAAAACCATACGCAAAACCTAATATTACAAAGGAAGCAAAAGAACCACGCACACATCCGGCCAGTATTTTCCCGAAAACCAGAGAGCACGGGGTAATGGGAGCAATTAAGTATTCCTCCCAGGTTCTATGATAAAACCTACTGATATTCAACGGGAAACCGGTCGAATTATAACTGCCGTTCATAGCACTTAATGCAACAATACCGGGAACTACAAATCCCAAGTAATCAGTACCGTTCATCTGCAGGCCGCGCCCCAGGCCCCAACCAAAAGCTATCAGGTAAAGTAGAGGACTAACCATACTGCCGGCAAAAAACTTAAAGAACCTTTTCTTTAAAACTACCATCTCGCGCCAGAATACAGTGTACCAATCCATGACTAGTAATCCCATCCTTTAATCAATTGTTATAACAGACACCATTAAAACATTGACATATTAATTAAGTTAGCATATTGTTAAATTACTAAAATATTCTAAACAAGTTACTATGGGTCTCAATCAATCCGGTACAGCATATATTTTTACATAATATGCCAAAATCGAGTTATTATTCAACTGGATAGGAGGTATTTATGTGAGGCAATTTAGCATTATGATATTAACTTTGGTACTTCTTCTGCTATTCGCGTCAACTGCTTTAGCCACCAATGCAGTAACCGTTTTTGTTGAGGATCAGGTAGTAGCATCCGATGTTCAACCGATTCTTGAAAACGGGCGTATCTTTTTACCGGTAAGGACAATATTTGAAAAGTTAGGTGCCAGTGTTGAATGGAACGAAGACACCCAAACCGTTACTGCTACTAAAGATAACACGATAATTCAAATCACCATTGATCAAGATACTGCTTACAAAAACAGCTAACCGGTTAAACTTGACGAGCCGGCCAAAATTGTCAATAACAAAACTTTTGTCCCACTTGGTTTTATAAGTCAGATTTTTAACAATACTAATGTCGGTTGGGACGGAACAACTCAGTCAATCATCGTTATTGTTAAGAACTGACATTATATTGTGAGCCACCGGGTATAAGGGAAGTCTTTATCAGACCTCCCTTATACTTACCAAATTTTTTATTTTTGTTTGTTTTACTTTTTTCAATATAATCAATTACCATATAACGAACTTTATTGTTCAGATCGTAATATAAAGTAACCCTACCATCGAAAAATTCATCAGGATCAATGTAACTAAATTCATTTTCATCGCCATAATATTCGTAGTTCTTAATAACTTGCATCATTTATATGAATACAATATTTGGAGTCATCTTGATGGTATCTTGATACTTTACCTGATTTCGTTTTTGTACTTACCAGGATATAGTAGTTATCCTTCTGCTCATCAATCTTGCTGGGGCCCTTTGCTGCGTCAAAGTCCACAAAAACATGGATAATGTCATTTACAGACAGTTCATCCGGTTTTATTTCCTTACCATCTTTTAATACTTTACTATCCTCGTTTTCCAGATCAATTTTACCATCACCGGTATAAATCCAAACCCAGGTGATTTTTTCCTCAGGTTTAAAAGTACCGTTTCCCCATCTTAACTGCTATGATGGTGATGATGTCCATGCATATGATTATGGCTTTGAGTTACACCGGCCATGACACCCCGGAGCTTCTGCCGGTCGATGGCTAGTTCCTGGAAAGGCTTGCGGCGCATGCGGTGCAGCAGGGCTAGGTCCACCGAACTGCGAACATCCTCTTCGGTCACTTCCTCCCGGCCATTTAATGCCACCATGGTCTTGGCTGCCTTCACCATTACTAAATCGGCCCGGTGACCGTCCACTCCCATCTCAATGGCAATTTGAGCAATTAAAAAGAGCATTTCATCAGTAATTTGCACTACCGGCAGGAGCGCTTTAGCCGCTACAATTTGCCGGCGCAGCCGCTCCTCTTCATTTTCCCAGTTCCCGGCAAACCCTTCCGGGTTCTCTTCAAAGGCAGACCGACGCTTAACCACTTCTACCCGCAACGCAGGATCGTTAATACCGATAATATTCACACAAAGACCGAAGCGGTCTAACAACTGGGGTCTTAGTTCACCTTCCTCAGGGTTCATGGTACCCACCAGAATAAAGTTGGCCGGGTGGGTGAAGGATACACCTTCCCGCTCCACGGTATTTACTCCCATAGCCGCCGAATCCAAAAGGACATCGACAATATGGTCGTCCAAAAGGTTGACCTCGTCTACATAAAGGATGCCCCGGTTAGCCTGAGCCAGTACTCCGGGCTCAAAGCGCTTTTCTCCTTTTTTGATGGCCTGTTCTATATCCAGAGTGCCGACTACCCGGTCTTCGGTGGCCGAGACAGGAAGGTCTACCACCCGCATTTTACGCCGTGCCCGGGATAAAGTGTCACCCAAAGCCAGGTGCTCCCGGCACTCCATACACATTGTGGTAACATCATCCGGATCACAGCCGTAAGTACAATCGAAGACCACCTCAATTTCAGGCAGAAGGGCCGCTAATGCAAGCACAGCGGTGGATTTAGCAGTACCTTTCTCACCGCGGATAAAAATCCCGGTAAGCTTCGGATTAATAGCATTAAGCAAAAGTCCTTTTTTCATTTCTTCCTGGCCGAC
This window contains:
- a CDS encoding adenosylcobinamide amidohydrolase, encoding MIIHELSSGESVDLRNNSLVVSFPDRRNVVSTSKLNGGYREDIQAVYNHYIPPHIGHSCNLEGGSVDAYLKIHTERLGLSYEHSVGILTAARMENVSVKTRSFRDLQVTALITGGVEVNGGRAGDPAGYYEENSRWIKVGGTINTILIINADLPEATMVRAIMTATEAKSAALQELMAPSRYSKGIATGSGTDDIIVVANPLSPYRFEYAGKHSKLGELIGLVVKESTKEALEKQTGLNAERQCDVLERLTRYKIKENDFLQGIDEGINQDYFIRELKNIARDRQLVAITAALLHLLDEYSWGLLAADCVRTVGKKLLAQIGPIKRNVDFGLQVEEELLSDLVGIIKQKACMKG
- a CDS encoding ABC transporter ATP-binding protein; this translates as MIKLEHVYKKFGSVSAVNDLNLHIVRGEIFGLLGPNGAGKTTTIRMLTTLARSTGGQIVINGYDMNRDLVKVKGQIGVVPQHMNLDTELTARENLELHCRLHRINRAELRQRIEEMLKFAGLADRTDDLVSIFSGGMKRRLMIARALIHRPAILYLDEPTVGLDPHSRRSIWDLMKSMNTDGMTILLTTHYIEEAEALCHRVGLINQGQLIALGSPRELLQRIGEIVVEYTIDGSTRNKFFPNREEAMNFAAGIEGNVLIREGNLEDVFVELTNRKVDMSDSKNVHSTAHGH
- a CDS encoding ABC transporter permease; this encodes MDWYTVFWREMVVLKKRFFKFFAGSMVSPLLYLIAFGWGLGRGLQMNGTDYLGFVVPGIVALSAMNGSYNSTGFPLNISRFYHRTWEEYLIAPITPCSLVFGKILAGCVRGSFASFVILGFAYGFGAHLQLNLWFFMALFLTGFLFASLGLVAALVINSHEDMSQFGTFVILPMSFLCGTFFSVDKLPDWISRFIQVLPLTHASQSLRAIALGYDFPLVSLVVLLGYAIVLFSAGVFVARRVE
- a CDS encoding ATP-binding protein, translated to MSELKKVYPFAAIVGQEEMKKGLLLNAINPKLTGIFIRGEKGTAKSTAVLALAALLPEIEVVFDCTYGCDPDDVTTMCMECREHLALGDTLSRARRKMRVVDLPVSATEDRVVGTLDIEQAIKKGEKRFEPGVLAQANRGILYVDEVNLLDDHIVDVLLDSAAMGVNTVEREGVSFTHPANFILVGTMNPEEGELRPQLLDRFGLCVNIIGINDPALRVEVVKRRSAFEENPEGFAGNWENEEERLRRQIVAAKALLPVVQITDEMLFLIAQIAIEMGVDGHRADLVMVKAAKTMVALNGREEVTEEDVRSSVDLALLHRMRRKPFQELAIDRQKLRGVMAGVTQSHNHMHGHHHHHSS